A stretch of Lathyrus oleraceus cultivar Zhongwan6 chromosome 6, CAAS_Psat_ZW6_1.0, whole genome shotgun sequence DNA encodes these proteins:
- the LOC127097249 gene encoding polygalacturonase inhibitor 1, translated as MTTITNFSLLFIFIFIFLSQTTSLSKACHPQDETILLQIKKEFNNPSLLSSWIPHTDCCNFKWSGVACSSLTNDRITDLSISDDIHITSHFPPSIANLPYLETLFIYNLPNLTGPIPQSIIKLTNLRYLTISKTGVIGPIPKFTYKSKNLVELDLSHNNIIGTLPPSLYKLPSISGILFNNNNLRGSIPTSYGYFNNSHVSTLDLSYNKLSGKLPISLSKLDIYLVELAYNKFEGDASMLFGSNKKTLVIDISGNRFAFDFGRVELSQTIATLDVSHNKIYGSFPMAMENVTFLNVSYNRLCGEIPKVGYFNTFDVSSFVHNKCLCGSPLPSCN; from the coding sequence ATGACCACTATCACTAACTTTTCCCTTCTATTCATATTCATATTCATATTCCTCTCTCAAACTACATCTCTCTCAAAAGCATGCCATCCACAAGATGAAACCATCCTTCTCCAAATCAAAAAAGAATTCAACAATCCATCTCTTCTCTCCTCATGGATACCACACACTGATTGCTGTAACTTTAAGTGGTCCGGCGTTGCTTGCTCCTCCTTAACCAACGATCGCATCACCGATCTAAGTATCTCGGATGACATTCACATTACTTCTCATTTTCCTCCATCTATTGCTAACCTACCTTACTTAGAGACCTTATTTATCTATAATTTACCAAATCTCACTGGCCCAATTCCACAATCCATCATCAAACTCACCAACCTTCGATACCTTACAATCAGTAAAACCGGTGTAATAGGTCCAATACCTAAATTTACGTACAAATCCAAAAACCTAGTTGAGTTGGATCTATCACACAATAACATCATTGGAACACTCCCTCCTTCACTATATAAATTGCCAAGTATTTCAGGGATTCTCTTTAACAATAACAACTTAAGAGGCTCGATCCCGACTTCATATGGTTACTTCAATAACAGCCATGTTTCTACTTTAGATCTCTCTTACAATAAACTTTCGGGGAAACTCCCGATTTCGTTGTCCAAGTTAGATATTTACCTTGTTGAATTGGCTTATAATAAGTTTGAAGGTGATGCTTCTATGCTTTTCGGTTCCAATAAAAAGACATTGGTGATAGACATTTCGGGGAACcgttttgcttttgattttggAAGAGTTGAGTTGTCTCAAACCATAGCAACGTTGGATGTGAGTCACAATAAGATCTATGGTAGTTTTCCTATGGCAATGGAAAATGTAACATTTTTGAATGTGAGCTATAATAGGCTATGTGGTGAGATTCCAAAGGTTGGATATTTCAACACTTTTGATGTGTCTTCATTTGTTCATAACAAGTGTTTGTGTGGCTCTCCTCTTCCAAGCTGCAACTGA
- the LOC127097266 gene encoding polygalacturonase inhibitor has translation MSTFTNLFLLFTFIFLSQTPSSLSKRCHPEDERILLQIKKEFNNPSLLSSWKPHTDCCNFNWYGVGCSALINERVGYLSISNDTNLFSQFPPSIGNIPYLEALFIFDLPNLTGPIPDSITKLTKLKYLTISSTGVTGPIPNFTDQFTNLVNLDLSHNNLFGTLPPSLYKLPSLSGVLFNNNKLTGSIPPTYGYFNNSNVASLDVSYNKLSGKLPISLAMLDIYLVELAYNKFEGDASMLFGSNKKTSVIDISGNHFAFDFGRIQLSKTVVILDVSHNKIYGNFPIGMENVTSLNVSYNMLCGEIPKVGYFNTFDLSSFIHNKCLCGSPLPNCK, from the coding sequence ATGTCCACTTTTACTAACTTGTTTCTTCTATTCACATTCATATTCCTCTCTCAAACTCCTTCTTCTCTCTCTAAAAGATGCCATCCAGAAGATGAAAGGATCCTTCTCCAAATCAAAAAAGAATTCAACAATCCATCTCTTCTCTCCTCATGGAAACCACACACTGATTGTTGCAACTTCAACTGGTACGGCGTTGGTTGTTCTGCCTTAATCAACGAACGTGTCGGTTATTTAAGTATCTCAAACGACACAAACCTTTTTTCTCAATTTCCTCCATCCATCGGTAACATACCTTACTTAGAGGCATTATTTATCTTTGATTTACCAAATCTCACTGGACCAATTCCAGACTCCATAACCAAACTCACCAAGCTCAAATACCTCACAATAAGCTCAACCGGCGTAACAGGACCAATACCAAATTTCACAGACCAATTTACAAACCTAGTTAACTTGGATCTTTCACACAATAACCTCTTTGGAACACTCCCTCCTTCACTATACAAACTACCTAGTCTTTCTGGTGTTCTCTTTAACAACAACAAGTTAACAGGTTCAATCCCTCCAACGTATGGTTACTTCAATAACAGCAACGTAGCTTCTTTGGATGTCTCTTACAACAAACTCTCCGGGAAACTTCCAATTTCATTGGCCATGTTGGATATTTACCTTGTTGAATTGGCTTATAATAAGTTTGAAGGCGATGCTTCTATGCTTTTTGGTTCCAATAAAAAGACATCGGTGATAGACATTTCGGGGAACcattttgcttttgattttggAAGAATTCAGTTGTCTAAAACGGTTGTAATATTGGATGTGAGTCACAATAAGATATATGGGAATTTTCCTATAGGAATGGAAAATGTAACATCATTGAATGTGAGCTACAATATGTTGTGTGGTGAGATTCCAAAAGTTGGATATTTCAACACTTTTGATTTGTCTTCATTCATTCACAACAAGTGCTTGTGTGGATCTCCTCTTCCAAATTGCAAGTGA